The sequence TGTGTATGTTCCTCTTTGAAACTTGCTGACTCCAGCTGCCTAATATTCTTGGGTtgggttcccccccccttttctatTGATAGCATAATAATCTAGTACAAGCTAACAAACATACTAAGGTTTTTCATCTTAATCAatgtggttttggtttggtttaaatTTCCAAGTTTAACAAAAGGTTCCATGTTGTTTGTATGTGCCTCGCTACAGGAGTGGCTTCACAGGGCCACTCTTCAGTGTAAGAGTCAATGGAATCAAACAGACTTTCACTACAtagctggggcctgatcctgaaatgtGCCCAGCAGTACCTGATAACTGCTGAGtacttcagctcccactgaaaacaGCGGAAGTTAAGGTCCTCTAGTCTAGACTATCACCCTGCCTTTTCTACAGTACATTTTTAGTGTTTTGTCTAGTCTAATTTTAAAACACCCAATAGACAGGTCTCCTAGCACTCCTCTTGTCAGACTAGTCCACCATCTAATAGATTTCAGCATCAGGACATTTTGAGATGGATTAGAGCTCTGGTGAGCACACATCTGTTCCTAGCATTTAAAACTCATCACAGTGCTCATTCCTGTTTGATTTTCTCAGGTTTTAAATTAACCCAAGGACAAGCGATTATCATTTATAGTCTTGTTTCAATAAAAATGAAGCATGTCTAAATACATGTCAAAAATGATACACAACAGGATACGCACAAATCCACACATACGTTCTACAAAGATAACACACGACCTAATCCTGATCACGCTTCAGTGGCCCAGCATGGTGCTCACAAAGGACACTGCTAAAACCAATTGCCAATGAGTTGTTTAAATTCTTGTGCTTAATTTCTTCTGTTCAGCCATTCTCTTTCCATTCTGCTCTGTTTCAGATCAATAAACATCTGCTATAAGTTGTAAGAGAAGTGGAACTGAGGTCATTCAAATATATCCCCTCGGGGACTGTTACTCTGCACTGAGTGCATCTGAGTTTAGAGGAATACAATAAAGACTGACCCCAGCAATATCTTCTTCATCAGGTCAAAACCCATATCCAGAACGCATAGAGTAAGACATTTAACatgaacaaaataataaatgtccCCCAAGTAATACCTGTAGTGAGAGCTGAGTTTACTGGTGCAGCAGATTAGGAAAAACTGGCAAGGCAAGGTCAAGAACATTGCTGTCCACAAATGCAGCTTTGCTAAGGGGGGTTTCTGATGTGATTTCATGCTGCAGTAGAACTATGGGATATTTTGGAATATTACACATGCCATATGGAGTTCCATTAATCATaccaggagcagagggggtttTTCTGAGATGAACAGAGTGCTGAGGGATTACTAGTGGAAGAAGTTACCTGATTTTCCAGTTTCATGCTCAAGTTGCCCCCTCCAGTCACGTCCGAGATTAAAGACATCCTCATCACTGGAGTGGCGCACAGACACATTCACTGGAATTCTTATCCCGGCTCTTAAGAAGTCCTGCCAGGGCCATTAAGGCTTCCCTCAGCCCCTCGCCAGTGTGAGCACTGCACCCTCTCAGCTCCCAGCTTCGGCCACTGAACCATTCCAGATTCAGCATCTCCCGCAGCTCTGAGAGAGACAGGGACCTTGGCAGCTCCTGCTTGTTGGCCAGAAGCAAGACTGGAACCCCTGTCATGTTTACGTTGTTCAGAACTTTCTCCAGTTCAGCCATTGCCTCTGGCAGCCGGGTTTTGTCGGCACTGTCCAGCACAAAGATGAGAGTGTCCGTGTCTTCCAGATAGTCCTTCCAGCTAGCGCGGAGCTTGGCTTGACCACCCACATCCCAGAGAGTCAAGGGTAGATGACACGGGGTTTTCAGAGACTCCACATTGAAGCCCACTGTCGGGAAAGTCTCTACAAGCTCGTTGCTCTTCAATTTAGACAAGATAGTGGATTTGCCAGCAAAATCCAGTCCCAGCATCACCACCCGGGCGTCTCTTTTGTACCAAGCCTTGGAGCTCaaggtccccattgtgctgctgctgaaatcttgttgaaaaattgtaaataaaaaattattCCTTTCCAAAGAGAAACATTCTTACTGCATCTAATAATGGCACTGTCTGGTAGAGTGACTAAACTTTTGAAAGGGGTGGGGTCCAgctggcccccagcccctctgtctGAGAGAACACTTTGGATTCACGTGTAATATTTGCTGCAGAAAGAAACAATCAGCTTCCCTGCTTTCCTTTGTAGCTAAAACAAGGTGAGTGATATTATTTATGAGGGGTGCAGCAGAGCTTGAAATAACAAATGGCCTCTGTGTTCCTGCTTTGCTGTCTCTAAATTCCATGTTCAGCTGCAACCCAAAACTGCCAAGGGTTAGGGGAAAACAGACCTTTTAAGGAGAGATGACAGGATTGTGTAATCAGTTTCCTCCTCATGTTGCACAGAAACAAAACTGATGTTTTGTCCACCAGCCTCTCCAGGGGAAATCCACCCCCATCACAGGGCAGAGGGAACTGAATTGTTGCACTTGTGACAATCAGAGGCTGGTAGGTCATCACTTTCGAGAACAGCAGCCGACACAGTGAAAAGGCTTCTGAGCCACTCttaagggaagaaaaataatctTCCCCGTAGTAGCGGCTTTCaccagctgctgtgcagacaaTAGAAATGGAgattaaagaaatatttaaatgatattttaaatgtctcattgaaatgcagccagcatAAACCAAGAGGTGGAAAGACTAAAGTGCTTTAGAGTGAATCCCAAATGAATGAAACATGGGTCAGTCTTCTATGGCAATAGCAAATACTACTTTATCACAAAAACAGTACATTGTGTAGCTAGACAGACACAACCTGAGAGTGATACATACCAATAGAGCGGTAGGATGAATTGGAGGAGATTTTGTGGTACTTGAATATCTTGCAGAGTCACTCAGACAAGAGCTGCTCTTTTCAGCCTGGTGATTGTGCAGTACGCCAGCAAAATAGATCCTTAAACTGTGGCGGGACCTGCACACTAACAGTCTGGTCAGATACACACAGGACAACGCAAGCCAGGCAGAGAGGTTGTAAATCTCTGGTTATTGTGTCAGCAGAGAGCTTGTGTCTCTAACCACTTGACCtaaacacagagaaagagacaaGCAGGAATttgattcattttcttttctataaCCCCCCGAGCATCTTCCACGTTCCTGTGAAAGCTGCAAATATCATCTGATGTTACCCGAGTGAAGGATCCACAATACAAACCACCATTTTTCTGGGCAGCCAGGCTGGATGATTTTCATTATAGCCTGTGGAAGTGACTCCTTGATCAGCTGTAGAAGTCACTGGTGAACAATGGTAGGCACTTGCCCCCATCGGGGCTGCTTGTGTTGTCTTTGCAGCACTCATGGCCGCTGGTGGTctggtgattaaggcactgaTCCTCAAAAGTACTTAAGTCTTGCTTCACTCAGTATTGTAACCTCTAAGCAGTCTGCTGCCCAGTGGAGTCCTCAGCCTTGAGCCAGGTGCCCAGGCATgccatacaatgcatggggagagttagatgcctaagaatgggatcctcAGAAACTGACTAGCTgaatggggagctgcctaagctcaCCAGAACTGAAATGGAGAGGAGAATGGCTTAGGCACCTATGCAGCTGTCTTGGCATGTCTGGCTGATGAGCCTCCCTCTGCTCAGGATCCTCAGCCACGAGCCCTCTCCTGGAActaggcacctaagccaggtcagtcACTTAGGTAATCCATGTCCTAGCCATCAAAAcaggctctgtctctctcacGTGTGATAGCTCTCTCACACTTGCCCTATGTTTCTGTGTGCCCACAACTGTCTTTTGTGCTATGCCTCCCCTAATGATGGCCTGcacccagccctcctgctgcagggtcTGACAACTATCAGGTCttatgttactcctgggggaattctgtgtcactgaGCACGTGCAGAATTAATGGACCCTGCAGACCTTTTtcctctgcagaaaatacattctgctggagaGGCGCTGCAGTTACGCCTTttacccaccaggggctgctgtggcaccagaacagagggcATCTGAACAGCTCACTgtagcagccagcagagaggctgcGTTCCTCACAGCATCCTGTCCACAGGGCCAGGTGAGGAAGCACGGCATATGGTGGGGGACAGACTGTGGGGGGCATAGGGCTGCTGCGGGGGATCACATAGACTGGAGTTCAGAAGGGGTAGTGGGCGGGACAGACTGGGGTGggagctgaatgggagtgggggtgcagggacactgTGGAGCAGGGggatgcagggccacatggtgataGGGGATggctgagggggtgcagggacacaaggggatggggagggatgcattTGGAtaggggagggagtgcagggacacggggcgggggaggagggtggctgagtcggggtgcagggacacatagggctagaggcagatgtgcctgactgaatggaaAAGGCTAGGGATCagtcagggtctgcatgggggaggttcCCCTACTCCCtagcaattccccccccccaaaaaaaaaacaacaacaaaaccctgttccatacttctctcacccacacccaacaaccctccaggttcactcccaggctccttccctgcacttacttccctctccctcagctcttccattacccctgactcccccaagcctttgcactgcttctgaggggtgtgggaaatacatttctatattgcagtttaaattaattattactcagagttctgtattaacatgcctagtaaagaatctatttgtcaaaaacatttcctggatcttttttgttgtctgtattgttacagacatacttgctgataggtattttgaaacaaattaccaaaataattgaaactggcatggttatattgtgttatttctgacaaataaaatatgcagaattttaaaatattgtgcgtggaatttttaattttttggtgcagaatttccccaggagtattaCATGTGCCCAGAGCACACCTACcagttcggcactggtgagattGGCTTTCCCCTGCTTAGTGTGAGAATCCTACTGTGGGGCCTCTGGGACGTCAGCTTGACTGAGGGTTCCAACGCGCTCATTAGCTGTGTGGGGTGGTGTCAGGGCTTAAGTGGCTTTGCAAATGCTGAGCggcagaaatgtaggcacctTAGGGATTTAAGCAACTATAGGATTAGCTAGCAGTCAAGTACTGGGTTTGAAAATGTCGGTGGCACCTAAAGAGGTACATAGGCCCAGAGCCTAAAAGGCACCTATGAGAGTAGAGGCTAGGAATGAAACCCAGATTTGATGCAAAGTACTGCAGAGGACTATAAGGCCaatcaataaatattttgttaaatgcTAATGGATCTGGGGATACAGCTCTTGGTACTTACATGCTCCTATCCTCTTCATTCCTGCACATCTTCTGTGTGGTTTGATGGTATATATGGTACAAGTTCATTCTATCTAGCTAGGTTTATGTAGCATTTTATAAGTTCCTCTAAGGAAGCTGATATACACATACAGTAAGTGAGGGTGCGGTTTTTACAAATGCATGAATAACTGAGTATTGCAAATATGATGCAATGGGTCTCTATTGCATCATCATCTGGTATGCT is a genomic window of Natator depressus isolate rNatDep1 chromosome 1, rNatDep2.hap1, whole genome shotgun sequence containing:
- the ARL11 gene encoding ADP-ribosylation factor-like protein 11 isoform X2, translated to MGTLSSKAWYKRDARVVMLGLDFAGKSTILSKLKSNELVETFPTVGFNVESLKTPCHLPLTLWDVGGQAKLRASWKDYLEDTDTLIFVLDSADKTRLPEAMAELEKVLNNVNMTGVPVLLLANKQELPRSLSLSELREMLNLEWFSGRSWELRGCSAHTGEGLREALMALAGLLKSRDKNSSECVCAPLQ